In Rhizobium sp. WSM4643, the following are encoded in one genomic region:
- the ahcY gene encoding adenosylhomocysteinase yields MSTEKDYVVADIGLADFGRKEITIAETEMPGLMSCRAEFGQTKPLKGARITGSLHMTIQTAVLIETLVALGAEVRWASCNIFSTQDHAAAAIAASGVPVFAIKGESLQDYWVYTDKIFQWADGGLSNMILDDGGDATMYILLGARAEAGEDVLSHPHSEEEEILFAQINKRLAASPGWFTKQRDAIKGVTEETTTGVNRLYQLSQKGLLPFPAINVNDSVTKSKFDNKYGCKESLVDGIRRGTDVMMAGKVAVVCGYGDVGKGSAASLSGAGARVKVTEADPICALQAAMDGYEVVLLEDVVSSADIFITTTGNKDVIRIDHMRAMKDMAIVGNIGHFDNEIEVAALRNLKWTNVKPQVDLIEFPKGNRIILLSEGRLLNLGNATGHPSFVMSASFTNQTLAQIELFTKPDQYSNQVYILPKHLDEKVARLHLDKLGVKLTELSAEQAAYIGVSPKGPFKSDHYRY; encoded by the coding sequence ATGAGCACTGAAAAAGATTATGTCGTCGCCGATATCGGGCTTGCGGATTTCGGCCGCAAGGAAATTACGATCGCCGAAACCGAAATGCCGGGGCTGATGTCCTGCCGCGCCGAATTCGGCCAGACAAAGCCGTTGAAGGGCGCGCGCATCACCGGCTCGCTGCACATGACCATCCAGACGGCCGTGCTCATCGAAACGCTGGTCGCGCTCGGCGCCGAAGTCCGCTGGGCCTCGTGCAACATCTTCTCGACGCAAGATCATGCCGCTGCCGCGATCGCCGCTTCCGGCGTGCCTGTCTTCGCCATCAAGGGCGAGTCGCTCCAAGATTACTGGGTCTACACCGACAAGATCTTCCAGTGGGCTGACGGCGGCCTTTCCAACATGATCCTCGATGACGGCGGCGACGCCACCATGTACATCCTGCTTGGCGCCCGCGCCGAAGCCGGCGAGGACGTGCTGTCTCATCCGCATTCCGAAGAAGAGGAAATCCTCTTCGCGCAGATCAACAAGCGCCTTGCCGCTTCGCCTGGCTGGTTCACCAAACAGCGCGATGCGATCAAGGGCGTCACCGAAGAAACGACGACCGGCGTAAACCGCCTTTACCAGCTTAGCCAGAAGGGCCTGCTGCCCTTCCCGGCGATCAACGTCAACGACTCGGTCACCAAGTCGAAGTTCGACAACAAATATGGCTGCAAGGAATCGCTGGTCGATGGCATCCGCCGCGGCACCGACGTCATGATGGCCGGCAAGGTTGCCGTCGTCTGCGGCTATGGCGACGTCGGCAAGGGTTCTGCCGCTTCGCTCTCCGGCGCCGGCGCCCGCGTCAAGGTGACCGAAGCCGATCCGATCTGCGCATTGCAGGCTGCGATGGACGGTTATGAAGTCGTCCTGCTCGAGGACGTCGTTTCCTCGGCCGATATCTTCATCACCACGACCGGCAACAAGGACGTCATCCGCATCGACCACATGCGCGCGATGAAGGATATGGCGATCGTCGGCAATATCGGTCACTTCGACAACGAAATCGAAGTCGCAGCATTGCGCAATCTCAAGTGGACCAACGTCAAGCCGCAGGTGGACCTGATCGAATTCCCCAAGGGCAACCGCATCATTCTTCTTTCCGAGGGCCGCCTGCTCAACCTCGGCAACGCCACCGGCCATCCGTCCTTCGTGATGTCGGCTTCGTTCACCAACCAGACGCTGGCGCAGATCGAGCTCTTCACCAAGCCCGACCAGTATTCCAACCAGGTCTATATCCTGCCGAAGCATCTCGATGAAAAGGTCGCACGCCTGCATCTCGACAAGCTCGGCGTGAAGCTGACCGAGCTTTCCGCGGAACAGGCTGCCTATATCGGCGTCTCGCCGAAGGGCCCGTTCAAGTCCGACCACTACAGATATTGA
- a CDS encoding HPr family phosphocarrier protein, whose protein sequence is MTSLSRELLIINKRGLHARASAKFVQMVETFDAAITVSKDGMTVGGTSIMGLMMLAASPGSSVVVSASGSQAEEALEALDQLIQNRFGEEM, encoded by the coding sequence ATGACATCGCTCTCCCGGGAACTCCTTATCATCAACAAGCGCGGTCTTCACGCGCGCGCTTCCGCCAAATTCGTGCAGATGGTCGAGACCTTCGATGCCGCCATCACCGTTTCCAAGGACGGAATGACGGTCGGCGGTACCTCCATCATGGGCCTGATGATGCTTGCGGCAAGCCCCGGCTCGAGCGTCGTCGTCTCGGCAAGCGGCAGCCAGGCCGAGGAAGCGCTGGAGGCGCTGGACCAGCTGATCCAGAACAGGTTCGGCGAGGAGATGTGA
- a CDS encoding PTS sugar transporter subunit IIA, with translation MIGLVLVTHGKLAEEFRHAVEHVVGPQKFIETVCIGPEDDMDQRRQDILEAVSGADDGHGVVILTDMFGGTPSNLAISVMSSGHTEVIAGVNLPMLIKLAGVRGENNMEKALVEASEAGRKYINVASRVLSGK, from the coding sequence ATGATCGGACTTGTGCTTGTCACTCATGGCAAGCTGGCTGAAGAGTTTCGTCATGCTGTCGAGCACGTCGTCGGTCCTCAGAAATTCATCGAGACGGTCTGCATTGGCCCCGAAGACGACATGGACCAGAGACGGCAGGACATTCTGGAAGCCGTTTCCGGTGCCGATGATGGCCACGGCGTCGTCATCCTGACCGACATGTTCGGCGGCACGCCGTCCAATCTTGCCATATCAGTCATGAGCAGCGGCCATACCGAAGTCATTGCCGGCGTCAACCTGCCGATGTTGATCAAGCTTGCCGGGGTGCGCGGCGAGAACAACATGGAGAAGGCGCTGGTGGAGGCCTCCGAAGCCGGGCGGAAATATATCAATGTCGCGAGCCGCGTGCTCAGCGGAAAATAA
- a CDS encoding HPr kinase/phosphorylase: MTEAAFNVHATAIVVGKTGLLFSGPSGWGKSMLAFTCMTEARRLGLFTALVADDQVLLSREAGAVIAACPPSIAGLIELRGTGIVRQDHIPRAAMHYAVLPGSATGENRVPPEGEMVSLAAGFSLPALRLLTGVSSPLAILMAKVPDIGR, encoded by the coding sequence ATGACCGAGGCAGCTTTCAACGTCCATGCGACGGCGATCGTCGTTGGCAAGACGGGGCTGCTATTCAGCGGCCCCTCCGGCTGGGGAAAATCGATGCTGGCCTTCACCTGCATGACCGAGGCGCGCCGGCTCGGTCTTTTCACGGCGCTGGTCGCCGACGACCAGGTTCTTCTCTCAAGAGAGGCCGGCGCGGTAATCGCCGCATGCCCGCCGTCGATCGCCGGGCTGATCGAACTTCGCGGCACCGGCATTGTTCGTCAGGACCATATTCCCAGGGCGGCCATGCATTATGCCGTGCTTCCCGGCAGCGCTACCGGTGAAAACCGGGTGCCTCCCGAGGGCGAAATGGTGAGCCTTGCCGCCGGTTTTTCGCTTCCCGCATTGCGGTTGCTCACAGGCGTTTCCTCACCCCTTGCGATCCTGATGGCAAAAGTGCCGGATATCGGGCGCTGA
- a CDS encoding sensor histidine kinase, translating to MAQLVQERDLDDAEGVSTRRVRGRRWSHPFTLIRRIFGNAVFSSLTRRILFFNLVALVVLVGGILYLNQFREGLIDARAESLLTQGEIIAGAISASASVDTNSITIDPQKLLELQAGQSITPVPNDEDLEFPIDPEKVAPVLRRLISPTRTRARIFDADANLLLDSRHLYSRGQVLRFDLPPVEEEKQTWSEWFATLFNKALQPGNLPLYKEAPGGDGSIYPEVMNALTGVRGAVVRTTEKGELIVSVAVPIQRFRAVLGVLLLSTQAGDIDNIVHAERLAIMRVFGVATLVNVLLSLVLSSTIANPLRRLSAAAIRVRRGAKVREEIPDFSARQDEIGNLSIALREMTTALYDRIDAIESFAADVSHELKNPLTSLRSAVETLPLAKSDDSKKRLMDVIQHDVRRLDRLISDISDASRLDAELARVDAGSIDMEVLLRDLIEVSRQVRSSKKQVQIEYAVERKPNVKTRFVVNGHDLRIGQIIANLIENARSFVPEQGGKITVRLVRTRSRCVTTIEDNGPGIQAENIDRIFERFYTDRPEAEGFGQNSGLGLSISRQIAEAHGGSLRAENITDAESGHILGARFILSLPIGAAA from the coding sequence TTGGCACAGTTGGTGCAGGAAAGGGATCTGGACGACGCGGAGGGCGTGAGCACCCGTCGCGTCCGAGGCCGCCGTTGGTCGCATCCCTTCACGCTGATCCGCCGGATCTTCGGCAATGCCGTCTTTTCAAGCCTGACGCGGCGCATCCTGTTCTTCAATCTCGTCGCGCTCGTGGTGCTCGTCGGCGGCATCCTCTATCTCAACCAGTTTCGCGAGGGATTGATCGACGCCCGCGCCGAAAGCCTTTTGACGCAGGGCGAAATCATCGCCGGCGCCATTTCGGCCTCCGCGTCGGTCGATACCAACTCGATCACCATCGATCCGCAGAAGCTGCTCGAGCTACAGGCCGGCCAGAGCATCACCCCGGTGCCGAACGACGAGGACCTCGAATTCCCGATCGATCCTGAAAAGGTCGCGCCGGTGCTGCGCCGGCTGATCTCTCCGACGCGTACACGCGCCCGCATCTTCGATGCCGACGCCAATTTGTTGCTCGATTCGCGCCATCTCTATTCGCGCGGCCAGGTGCTGCGCTTCGACCTGCCGCCGGTTGAAGAGGAGAAACAGACCTGGAGCGAGTGGTTCGCCACTCTGTTCAACAAGGCGCTGCAGCCCGGCAATCTGCCGCTCTACAAGGAAGCGCCGGGCGGTGATGGCTCGATCTATCCCGAAGTGATGAACGCGCTGACCGGCGTGCGCGGTGCGGTCGTGCGCACCACCGAAAAAGGCGAACTCATCGTTTCCGTCGCCGTGCCGATCCAGCGTTTCCGCGCCGTGCTCGGGGTGCTGCTGCTGTCGACGCAGGCGGGCGACATCGACAATATCGTTCATGCCGAGCGGCTTGCCATCATGCGCGTCTTCGGCGTCGCAACACTCGTCAACGTGCTGCTGTCGCTGGTGCTTTCATCGACCATCGCCAATCCGCTGCGCCGCCTTTCGGCGGCTGCCATCCGCGTCCGGCGTGGGGCCAAGGTGCGTGAAGAGATCCCCGACTTCTCCGCCCGCCAGGATGAGATCGGTAATCTTTCCATCGCACTGCGCGAGATGACGACGGCGCTCTACGACCGCATCGATGCGATCGAGAGTTTCGCGGCCGATGTCAGCCACGAACTCAAGAATCCGCTGACCTCGCTGCGCAGCGCCGTCGAAACGCTGCCGCTTGCCAAATCCGACGATTCCAAGAAACGGCTGATGGACGTCATCCAGCATGACGTCCGCCGCCTCGACCGGCTGATCAGCGATATCTCCGACGCTTCGCGCCTTGATGCCGAACTCGCGCGCGTCGATGCCGGCTCGATCGACATGGAGGTGCTGCTGCGCGACCTCATCGAGGTGTCACGCCAGGTCAGGAGCAGCAAGAAGCAAGTGCAGATCGAATATGCCGTCGAACGCAAACCGAACGTCAAGACGCGCTTTGTCGTCAACGGCCACGATCTGCGCATCGGCCAGATCATCGCCAACCTGATCGAGAATGCCCGCTCGTTCGTACCCGAGCAAGGCGGCAAGATTACCGTGCGGCTGGTGCGGACACGTTCGCGCTGCGTCACCACGATCGAGGACAACGGTCCCGGCATCCAGGCGGAAAATATCGACCGTATCTTCGAGCGCTTTTATACGGACCGGCCGGAGGCGGAAGGCTTCGGCCAGAATTCGGGGCTCGGCCTGTCGATCAGCCGGCAGATCGCCGAAGCGCATGGCGGTTCGCTGAGAGCCGAAAACATCACCGATGCCGAGAGCGGGCATATACTCGGCGCGCGCTTCATCCTCTCTTTGCCAATCGGCGCCGCAGCATGA
- a CDS encoding response regulator transcription factor — MATIALVDDDRNILTSVSIALEAEGYKVETYTDGASALDGLLARPPQLAIFDIKMPRMDGMELLRRLRQKSDIPVIFLTSKDEEIDELFGLKMGADDFITKPFSQRLLVERVRAVLRRASSREAAAAGTSPTGAPKTGAVQQARSLERGQLVMDQERHTCTWKGEAVTLTVTEFLILHSLAQRPGVVKSRDALMDAAYDEQVYVDDRTIDSHIKRLRKKFKMVDTDFDMIETLYGVGYRFREAA; from the coding sequence ATGGCGACAATCGCGCTCGTTGATGACGACCGCAACATCCTTACCTCGGTGTCGATCGCACTGGAGGCTGAAGGATATAAGGTCGAGACCTATACGGACGGTGCCTCGGCGCTCGACGGCCTGCTGGCGCGACCGCCGCAGCTGGCGATCTTCGACATCAAGATGCCGCGCATGGACGGCATGGAACTGCTGCGCCGCCTGCGGCAGAAGTCGGACATTCCCGTCATCTTCCTCACCTCCAAGGATGAGGAGATCGATGAACTCTTCGGCCTGAAGATGGGCGCCGACGATTTCATCACCAAACCGTTTTCGCAGCGTCTGCTGGTGGAGCGCGTGCGCGCCGTCCTGCGCCGCGCGTCCAGCCGCGAAGCTGCCGCCGCCGGCACGAGCCCCACCGGCGCGCCGAAGACCGGTGCGGTCCAGCAGGCCCGCTCACTGGAGCGCGGGCAGCTGGTCATGGACCAGGAGCGCCACACCTGCACCTGGAAAGGCGAGGCCGTGACGCTGACGGTGACCGAATTCCTGATCCTGCATTCGCTGGCGCAGCGCCCCGGCGTCGTCAAAAGCCGCGACGCGCTGATGGACGCAGCCTATGACGAACAGGTCTATGTCGACGACCGGACCATCGACAGCCACATCAAGCGGCTGCGCAAGAAATTCAAGATGGTCGACACCGACTTTGATATGATTGAAACACTCTACGGAGTGGGATACCGCTTCCGCGAAGCAGCTTGA
- a CDS encoding phosphoenolpyruvate carboxykinase, with protein MEMFGVHNPAIELATVGLGGAASVRYNFSAAALYEEAIRRGEAELTAQGALRALTGQHTGRSPRDKFVVRDINTDGEIWWDNNKPISPEHFAVLRDDMLAHAAGKELFVQDLVGGAEEGHALPARVVTEFAWHSLFIRNLLIRPDAAALSSFIPKLTIIDLPSFKADPARHGCRSETVIACDLTNGLVLIGGTSYAGEMKKSVFTVLNYLLPAKGVMPMHCSANVGPEGDAAVFFGLSGTGKTTLSADPARTLIGDDEHGWSENGIFNFEGGCYAKTIRLSAEAEPEIYATTQRFGTVLENIVLNESREPDFNDASLTENTRCAYPMDFIPNASETGRAGHPKTIIMLTADAFGVMPPIARLTPDQAMYHFLSGYTAKVAGTEKGVVEPEATFSTCFGAPFMPRHPAEYGNLLKELIGRHGVQCWLVNTGWTGGAYGTGKRMPIKATRALLAAALTGELGQAEFRADTNFGFAVPVSVDGVDGSILDPRSTWTDKAAYDAQAEKLVSMFIANFAKFENHVDGGVRDAAPGVKVAAE; from the coding sequence ATGGAAATGTTCGGAGTTCATAACCCGGCAATAGAGCTGGCAACGGTTGGATTGGGCGGCGCAGCCAGCGTTCGCTACAACTTTTCCGCCGCCGCGCTCTATGAAGAAGCGATCCGCCGGGGCGAAGCCGAACTGACCGCTCAGGGTGCGCTGCGGGCTCTCACCGGCCAGCACACGGGCCGTTCGCCACGCGACAAGTTCGTCGTTCGCGATATCAATACCGATGGCGAAATCTGGTGGGACAACAACAAGCCGATCTCGCCGGAGCATTTCGCCGTGCTGCGCGACGATATGCTGGCGCATGCCGCAGGCAAGGAGCTTTTCGTCCAGGATCTCGTCGGCGGCGCGGAGGAAGGTCATGCCCTGCCGGCCCGCGTCGTGACCGAATTCGCCTGGCATTCGCTGTTCATCCGCAATCTGCTGATCCGCCCCGACGCCGCAGCGCTGTCGAGCTTCATCCCGAAGCTGACGATCATCGATTTGCCGAGCTTCAAGGCCGATCCAGCTCGCCACGGCTGCCGTTCGGAAACGGTGATCGCCTGCGATCTCACCAACGGTCTCGTCCTCATCGGCGGCACTTCCTATGCCGGCGAAATGAAGAAATCGGTCTTCACCGTGCTCAACTACCTGCTGCCGGCCAAGGGCGTGATGCCGATGCACTGCTCGGCCAATGTCGGCCCGGAGGGTGACGCGGCGGTCTTCTTCGGCCTTTCCGGCACGGGCAAGACGACGCTTTCGGCCGATCCGGCCCGGACGCTGATCGGTGACGACGAACATGGCTGGAGCGAAAACGGCATCTTCAACTTCGAAGGCGGCTGCTACGCCAAGACCATCCGCCTTTCGGCCGAAGCCGAGCCGGAAATTTATGCGACGACACAGCGTTTCGGCACCGTGTTGGAAAACATCGTGCTGAACGAAAGCCGCGAGCCGGATTTCAACGACGCGTCGCTGACCGAGAACACCCGTTGCGCCTATCCGATGGATTTCATCCCGAACGCTTCGGAAACGGGCCGTGCCGGGCATCCGAAGACGATCATCATGTTGACCGCCGATGCCTTCGGCGTCATGCCGCCGATCGCCCGGTTGACGCCTGACCAGGCGATGTATCACTTCCTCTCCGGCTACACCGCCAAGGTGGCCGGCACAGAAAAGGGTGTCGTCGAGCCGGAAGCGACCTTTTCCACCTGCTTCGGCGCGCCCTTCATGCCGCGGCATCCGGCCGAATACGGCAATCTGCTCAAGGAGCTGATTGGTCGTCATGGCGTCCAATGCTGGCTTGTCAATACCGGCTGGACCGGCGGCGCCTACGGCACCGGCAAGCGCATGCCGATCAAGGCGACGCGCGCGCTTCTCGCTGCCGCCCTGACCGGCGAACTTGGACAGGCCGAATTCCGTGCCGACACCAACTTCGGCTTCGCCGTGCCGGTCTCCGTCGACGGCGTCGACGGCAGCATTCTCGATCCGCGCTCGACCTGGACCGATAAGGCAGCCTATGACGCGCAGGCCGAAAAGCTGGTCTCGATGTTCATCGCGAACTTCGCCAAGTTCGAAAATCATGTCGACGGCGGCGTCCGCGATGCCGCCCCCGGCGTCAAGGTCGCTGCCGAATAA
- the arfB gene encoding alternative ribosome rescue aminoacyl-tRNA hydrolase ArfB — protein MASDALYIDDRITIAGWELTEQFVLAGGPGGQNVNKVSTAVQLFFNIANSPSLNDRVKTNAIKLAGRRLSKDGVLMIEASRFRSQDRNREDARERLKELILEAAKPPPPPRKKTKPTKGSVERRLKEKSGRSEVKKMRGRPGGGSGE, from the coding sequence ATGGCCAGCGACGCGCTCTATATCGATGACAGGATCACCATCGCGGGATGGGAGCTGACGGAACAGTTCGTTCTGGCGGGCGGCCCCGGCGGGCAGAATGTCAACAAGGTCTCAACCGCCGTCCAACTGTTCTTCAACATCGCGAATTCGCCGTCCCTCAATGATCGTGTCAAAACCAATGCGATCAAGCTCGCCGGCCGGCGTTTGTCGAAGGACGGCGTGTTGATGATCGAGGCGAGTCGGTTTCGCAGCCAGGACCGCAACCGCGAGGATGCGCGCGAGCGGCTGAAGGAACTGATCCTGGAGGCCGCCAAGCCACCGCCGCCGCCGCGCAAGAAGACCAAGCCGACCAAGGGTTCGGTCGAACGCCGCCTGAAGGAAAAATCCGGTCGCTCCGAAGTCAAGAAAATGCGCGGCCGACCCGGCGGCGGCAGTGGTGAATGA
- a CDS encoding alpha-ketoglutarate-dependent dioxygenase AlkB: protein MAELLTGIRHLPGYLDRARQEALVEIIRTVVAEAPLYVPAMPGTGKPMSVRMTNCGPLGWVTDKERGYRYQSTHPATGRPWPDMPQQLLDIWNDVSGYDKPPEACLVNFYSDEARMGLHQDKDEPDLKAPVISISLGNSCLFRIGGLSRNDRTLSFKLSSGDLVVLGGQGRLCFHGVDRIHPATSTLLKNGGRINLTLRRVNC from the coding sequence ATGGCCGAGCTCTTGACCGGCATTCGCCATCTCCCCGGTTATCTCGACCGCGCGCGTCAGGAGGCATTGGTCGAGATTATCCGCACTGTCGTCGCCGAAGCGCCGCTTTATGTGCCCGCCATGCCCGGCACCGGCAAGCCGATGTCCGTGCGCATGACCAATTGCGGGCCGCTCGGCTGGGTGACGGACAAAGAACGCGGCTATCGCTACCAGTCGACGCATCCGGCAACCGGCAGGCCCTGGCCTGATATGCCACAGCAATTGCTCGATATCTGGAATGACGTTTCGGGTTACGACAAGCCGCCGGAGGCCTGCCTCGTCAATTTCTACTCCGACGAAGCGCGCATGGGCCTGCATCAGGACAAGGACGAACCGGATCTCAAGGCCCCGGTGATCTCGATCTCGCTCGGCAATAGCTGCCTCTTTCGCATCGGCGGCCTCAGCCGCAATGATCGCACGCTATCTTTCAAGCTTTCGAGCGGTGATCTGGTCGTACTGGGCGGCCAGGGGAGGTTGTGTTTCCATGGCGTCGACCGCATCCACCCGGCGACTTCGACGCTCTTGAAGAATGGCGGCCGCATCAATCTGACGCTCCGCCGCGTCAATTGCTAA
- the coaA gene encoding type I pantothenate kinase translates to MSIATEIIGVPETLDHFQSESYSPYHFFSSEQWAKFRADTPLTLTSDEVKRLRSMGDPIDLDEVRRIYLSLSRLLSAHVESSQMLFEQRNRFLSLSDVTKTPFVIGIAGSVAVGKSTTARILKELLGRWPSSPKVDLVTTDGFLHPNAVLQREKLMQRKGFPESYDTGAILRFLSAIKAGRPDVKAPSYSHLVYDVLPDEYKIVDRPDILIFEGINVLQSRDLPAGGKIVPMVSDFFDFSIYIDAAEDEIHNWYVTRFMRLRETAFRDPNSYFHRYASISDAEALEIAEDLWANINLKNLRQNILPTRPRADLILKKGKDHLIEQVALRKL, encoded by the coding sequence ATGAGTATCGCGACTGAGATTATCGGGGTGCCGGAAACGTTGGATCATTTCCAGTCGGAATCCTATTCGCCCTACCACTTCTTCTCTTCCGAACAATGGGCGAAATTCCGCGCCGACACGCCGTTGACGCTGACGAGCGACGAGGTCAAACGGCTGCGTTCGATGGGCGACCCGATTGATCTCGATGAGGTCCGGCGCATCTATCTGTCGCTGTCTCGGCTGCTCTCGGCACATGTCGAATCCTCGCAGATGCTGTTCGAACAGCGCAACCGCTTCCTCAGCCTGTCTGATGTGACGAAGACGCCCTTTGTCATCGGCATCGCCGGCTCGGTCGCTGTGGGAAAATCGACCACCGCCCGTATCCTCAAGGAGTTGCTGGGGCGCTGGCCTTCCAGTCCGAAGGTCGATCTCGTCACCACCGACGGCTTCCTGCATCCGAACGCCGTGCTGCAGCGGGAAAAGCTGATGCAGCGCAAGGGTTTTCCGGAAAGCTACGACACGGGTGCAATCCTGCGCTTTCTCTCGGCGATCAAGGCCGGGCGGCCGGATGTGAAGGCGCCCAGCTATTCGCACCTCGTCTACGACGTGCTGCCGGACGAATACAAGATCGTCGACCGGCCCGACATCCTGATCTTCGAGGGCATCAACGTGCTGCAATCGCGCGACCTGCCGGCCGGCGGCAAGATCGTGCCGATGGTCTCCGACTTCTTCGACTTTTCGATCTATATCGATGCCGCCGAAGACGAGATCCACAACTGGTATGTCACGCGCTTCATGCGGCTGCGCGAGACCGCCTTCCGCGATCCGAATTCCTATTTCCATCGCTATGCCTCGATATCGGATGCGGAAGCGCTCGAAATCGCCGAGGATCTTTGGGCCAACATCAACCTGAAGAACCTGCGGCAGAACATTCTGCCGACGCGTCCACGCGCCGATCTCATCCTGAAAAAGGGCAAGGATCACCTGATCGAACAGGTCGCGCTGCGAAAACTGTAG
- a CDS encoding phosphoribosyl-ATP diphosphatase has protein sequence MSGFSLSDLESIVEERSKASPEQSWTAKLVAAGQPKAAKKLGEEAIEAVMAAVTGDRDNLTYEAADVLYHLLVVLKIAEIPLENVMAELERRTAQSGLKEKASRQTS, from the coding sequence ATGAGCGGATTTTCCCTTTCCGATCTCGAAAGCATCGTCGAAGAGCGATCGAAAGCCTCGCCGGAGCAATCCTGGACAGCCAAGCTTGTGGCCGCCGGTCAGCCGAAAGCGGCAAAGAAACTCGGCGAAGAGGCGATCGAAGCCGTGATGGCGGCGGTAACCGGCGACCGCGACAATCTGACCTACGAGGCCGCCGATGTGCTCTATCACCTATTGGTCGTATTGAAGATTGCTGAAATACCGCTAGAGAATGTCATGGCCGAACTCGAGCGCAGAACCGCGCAGTCCGGCCTCAAGGAAAAGGCCAGCCGGCAGACTTCATGA
- the hisF gene encoding imidazole glycerol phosphate synthase subunit HisF encodes MTLKARVIPCLDVKDGRVVKGVNFLNLVDAGDPVEAAKAYDAAGADELCFLDITASSDNRETIFDVVSRTADQCFMPLTVGGGVRTIADIRRLLLCGADKVSINSAAVSNPDFVAEAADKFGDQCIVVSIDAKRRRTQAVGGDNLSAWEIYTHGGRNATGIDAIEFAQKMVARGAGELLVTSMDRDGTKVGYDLELTRAIADAVRVPVIASGGVGDLDDLVAGVKEGHANAVLAASIFHFGTYSVSEAKHYMSKCGIDMRLD; translated from the coding sequence ATGACCCTCAAGGCCCGTGTCATTCCCTGCCTCGACGTCAAGGACGGCCGTGTCGTTAAGGGCGTCAACTTCCTCAATCTCGTCGATGCCGGCGATCCCGTCGAAGCCGCGAAGGCCTATGATGCGGCAGGCGCCGACGAACTCTGCTTCCTCGACATCACCGCTTCCTCGGACAATCGCGAGACGATCTTCGATGTCGTGTCGCGCACGGCCGACCAATGCTTCATGCCGCTGACGGTCGGCGGCGGGGTGCGTACCATCGCCGATATCCGCAGACTGCTGCTGTGCGGCGCCGACAAGGTCTCGATCAATTCGGCAGCCGTCAGCAATCCCGACTTCGTTGCCGAGGCGGCCGACAAGTTCGGCGACCAGTGCATCGTCGTGTCGATCGATGCAAAGCGCAGGCGCACCCAGGCGGTCGGCGGCGACAATCTCAGCGCCTGGGAAATCTATACCCATGGCGGCCGTAACGCGACCGGCATCGATGCCATCGAATTCGCCCAAAAGATGGTGGCGCGCGGCGCCGGCGAGCTCTTGGTCACCTCGATGGACCGTGACGGCACCAAGGTCGGTTACGATCTGGAACTGACGCGAGCGATCGCCGATGCGGTGCGTGTGCCGGTGATCGCCTCCGGCGGCGTCGGCGATCTCGACGATCTCGTTGCCGGGGTGAAGGAGGGCCATGCCAATGCCGTCCTCGCCGCGTCGATCTTCCACTTCGGCACCTATTCCGTCAGCGAGGCGAAGCACTATATGTCGAAGTGCGGCATCGACATGCGTCTCGACTGA